The Castanea sativa cultivar Marrone di Chiusa Pesio chromosome 11, ASM4071231v1 genome contains a region encoding:
- the LOC142614774 gene encoding uncharacterized protein LOC142614774 produces the protein MGKKTTSNPDVKKARADWDINPTWTTTFCNLCVKQIQAGNRTKGAGFSTKGWFNFVTKFCDEAGQNYDKDQLKSRWDVLKGDWKVWKQLRNLDTGLGWDAVKGTIEAPDYWWDLKLKELPKAKKFREKGPQNLKQLEIMFRDVAATGVAAWTPSSGTLPPTMPKEGAGDSDGSSEFKDNQCDMSLDIDSLQQGHTSQSRSSGQKRASESIPSQKKKKKIGRAAMLDNRISQLITVCQNRSEGTSRESPSSIDNVMAIVRALPGVEITFVVQASIILLKTSRREMFLTFKDPESQLEWLQAMIYNQKK, from the exons ATGGGTAAAAAGACCACTTCCAACCCCGACGTAAAAAAGGCTAGAGCAGATTGGGATATTAATCCAACGTGGACAACTACTTTTTGTAACCTTTGTGTGAAACAAATTCAAGCTGGGAATAGAACAAAAGGTGCTGGCTTTAGTACCAAAGGTTGGTTCAATTTTGTGACCAAATTTTGTGATGAGGCCGGTCAAAACTATGATAAGGACCAATTAAAAAGTAGATGGGATGTATTAAAAGGTGATTGGAAAGTGTGGAAACAATTGAGGAATCTTGACACAGGTTTAGGTTGGGATGCAGTGAAGGGAACGATTGAGGCTCCTGATTATTGGTGGGACCTAAAGTTGAAG GAATTAcccaaagctaaaaaatttcgAGAGAAAGGTCCACAGAATCTAAAACAACTTGAGATAATGTTTAGGGATGTTGCAGCAACTGGGGTAGCTGCATGGACCCCTTCTTCAGGTACATTACCTCCAACAATGCCAAAAGAGGGTGCTGGTGATTCAGATGGTAGCTCCGAATTTAAGGATAACCAATGTGACATGAGTTTAGACATTGATAGTTTGCAGCAAGGACATACTAGTCAATCACGTAGTTCAGGACAAAAGCGAGCTAGTGAATCAATACCCtcacagaagaaaaagaagaagataggacGAGCTGCAATGTTGGACAATCGTATTAGTCAATTAATAACTGTATGTCAGAATAGGTCTGAAGGTACTTCTCGAGAGTCACCAAGTTCAATTGATAATGTAATGGCGATTGTGAGAGCACTTCCTGGAGTGGAAATTACATTTGTGGTTCAAGCTTCCATTATCTTACTAAAAACGTCACGTAGGGAGATGTTCCTAACTTTCAAGGACCCAGAGTCACAGCTGGAGTGGCTACAAGCAATGATTTATAACCAAAAGAAGTGA
- the LOC142615002 gene encoding zinc finger A20 and AN1 domain-containing stress-associated protein 8-like, producing MEHNETGCQAPPEAPKLCANNCGFFGSAATMNLCSKCHKDLVLKQEQAKLAASSVESIVSGNSSSNTKEPAVAAAAAVAAVELPAGSLESMVISTEASSTSTLNVKGEEKVKEGPNRCNTCRKRVGLTGFNCRCGNLFCAVHRYSDKHECPYDYRAAGQDAIAKANPVVKAEKLDTKI from the coding sequence ATGGAGCACAACGAGACAGGATGCCAGGCACCTCCTGAAGCACCTAAGCTTTGTGCCAACAACTGTGGCTTCTTTGGAAGTGCAGCAACCATGAACTTGTGTTCCAAGTGCCACAAGGACTTAGTTTTGAAGCAGGAACAAGCTAAACTTGCAGCATCTTCTGTTGAGAGTATTGTGAGTGGCAACTCTAGCTCCAACACAAAGGAGcctgctgttgctgctgctgctgctgttgctgCTGTAGAGCTGCCGGCTGGTTCACTGGAGTCCATGGTCATATCAACTGAAGCATCCTCTACTTCGACATTGAATGTGAAGggtgaggaaaaggtgaaggaaGGTCCAAATAGGTGCAACACTTGCAGGAAACGTGTTGGTCTGacagggttcaactgtaggtgtGGAAATCTTTTCTGTGCCGTTCATCGGTACTCAGATAAGCACGAATGCCCCTATGATTATCGGGCTGCTGGTCAGGATGCTATAGCAAAAGCCAACCCTGTTGTCAAAGCCGAAAAGCTAGATACCAAAATCTAG